The genome window gtcacctttttttttgccttctttttttcccataATTTCTCATATACAAGTAATCATTTCTAATATATGAACTTATTAAACGTGAAAAATCATTGATTTCCCATaaaccaaacatgagaaatcaATTTGTTGTCTTGGGGTAAATGTAAAGACTCGATTGTTtgttttagaaattaaaaaggtcacatctttttttttttttttggttattaaaACAAGTCTTATCTTTTGTTGACAATTTGTAGCtatatttaattatctttttttctagaaaaggaaaagaagaagaacttAAGATGGGAAAGATAAATGTTAATAAGTTATTTTAAGCaaagtctaaaatatcgatggttTCAGAAATATCAGCGGTCCAAAAATACGAAAATTTCTATAGAAATATTGGAAAATTATCTAtgtcgataaaaattgaataaaaaccatagaaattgtaagaaaaacttggaaatttttcttgaaactttggaggatgtttatttagtcaattatctattacttTATCAtacaaaaatattggaaaGAAATGCATTGTATGATGGGTTTAAccaatttaagttgattatatagcgagctgaTAAAAACCGTGatgtgtagaaaatatgtaataattaatgaaagaagattaaactgCGAGTGTAGTAATATGTAGTTGATTAtataccacatagagttcctataagttcaaatttgagttatttacactaacaccccTTGAGGTTTTTggctttttcacaaaactcattttcattgatttttcatccaaaaattgatgattttataaaaaataaaaaaaaaaatctccaaatgacaaagttggcCTTTGGGATTAGATTGCACATACttcattgaggttaattttgtcatttgcataagtttttttttttccaatgaaatcatcaatttttggacaaacaatcaacgaaaaggagttttgtgaaaataaactgaaaccTCAGGGGGTATTCGTGTAATTTTTGAGACTTGAGGGGGTTTTGGGAAAACAGAAGAAACCTCAGGGGGTGTTAGTATAAAtaactcttcaaattttttactGTCTTCATCATCTCGCTATTATCGATACTTATACGATATGTGTATGGATATGTTCCAAAATATCATATACTCGAAAACGATAATATCATtgatattatcaatattttagtCCTTCATTTTAAGGAAATGAGAAACCcttttttaagttttggaACCTAGTTCCTAATTTCCtacctttgtttttgttcttccatTTTACAGAAAAGCAAATTTTTTCACATTAGAAAAGCATTTTCACAATGGAAAGTACCCAAGTTGTGCACTAAGTTACGAATTGCAGCATCTTTGTTAGGATATTCCGAGTTGAAGGTCTTCCCCAAGTTTTACGAAGCAGCTGGAAGGAGAGACAAAAGAGGACGTGACTggtcaaataaataaacagagAAAATTCAAGTTTGGCCAGAGAGTGGGCGTTTCAGTGACGGTGAGACAGATAAAGTTCTGAATTTGACAGACTCAAACactttctatatatataactccAAGCACTTCCTTTGGATCTcgcacctctctctctctctctctctctctctctctctctctaactgAGACATTGGTTCCAGTTTtcgtcttcatcttcttgttgAAATCCTACTTCCCCCGCTTCAGGTACCCCATTTATCCACAAAGCTCAATCATTTCCCATCTGGGtcataaaaaaatcaacttttttcttcataaatgCTCTGTTTTTGTATGCTCATACCCTGCACTGCACTGTCTTCCCTCTACACGTGGCCTTTAGCTGTTAAACCCTCCATTTTATAGGCTCTATTTTTCTGGGCCGTGATCAGGATTTTTGGCCATTGTGCTTGATTCAATCCGTGATTTCAGCTCatttatgtatatttttcttttttttgggttttcaagttctgatttttctttttcataattttcttttttgtattgGGTTATTTGTCACAGAGTGAGGCTCTGTGGAAGCAATGGCTAATAGGAATCTGGAGAAGTTGGCGTCCATTGACGCTCAACTTCGGCTTCTGGTTCCAGCCAAAGTGAGCGAGGATGACAAGCTGGTTGAATATGATGCTCTGCTTTTGGATCGGTTCTtggatattctccaagatttACATGGAGAGGATCTCAGGGAAACGGTGAGTGCTTGAGTTTTGATTGCtgtaaaaattgattttgatcAGCGTGAGATGTTTACCCTTGATTTTGGTTAATACTCATGATGCAGAACACTTGAATTTGTAATTGGAATTGGCTATATTTGTAAGTTTATTCTTATAAGCATGGAACTTTATGTGTTGATTGTTCGTGTATTTTGTTGGCTTTAAGGAACACCTAAATCTCAGTTTCTTTAAAAAGTGGAATTTCATTAAAGACCCATGACGATACCTTTATCAACAAATTTCTTATCAGTTTGAGATATACAGGTTTGATTTGGTCAACACAACACATCACCCATGATCCAAACACTTTAATTTGCAATTGGAATTGGTTACATTTCAACTACCATTCCAGATATCTTAATCAACAATTTTTAGGCTTTTGATTTATTGTTTAATGATGTATGTGAGATTCCCAGTGATTTAAGTTTGAGATCTTCTTCAGTAGGAATTGGTTTTGGATTGGAGAACAAGTCTTAGCCACATTTAACAGATCCAAGGCCTAACTCATATCTTTAAGTTTCTCTTAGGCAaggaaagacaaaataaatCCTTAAAGTTATTGGTTTTGTGTTGAAAGTTACTGTGAATAGTGTTATGAGTTGAGCAATTAACACTTACGTGATTTGTAATGTTTAACTTTTTGTAGGTCCAAGCATGTTATGAGCTTTCTGCTGAGTACGAAGGAAAGCATGATGCAAAAAAACTCTCAGAGCTCGGAAATGTATTAACAAGTTTGGACCCAGGGGATTCCATTGTTGTTGCAAAATCCTTCTCGCATATGCTTAGCTTGGCCAACTTAGCTGAGGAGGTCCAGATTGCTTACCGCAGACGAAACAAGCTGAAGAAGGGTGACTTTGCAGATGAAAATTCTGCAACAACTGAATCAGACATTGAAGAAACTCTCAAGAGGCTTGTGGGGGATCTAAAGAAGTCGCCCCAAGAGGTTTTTGAGGCTCTAAAAAATCAGACTGTAGATCTGGTCCTCACTGCTCATCCTACACAATCAGTTCGTAGATCCTTGCTTCAGAAGCATGGAAGGTTTGCTCTTGATCCAATACAGTCTCGCGTCcttgatttttgtttgtataaatgattttggttttgattttcgTCAGAAATTTAAGATTCCCCATGTAGTGTTATGGCTTGGACTCTTgtgccctctctctctctctcccctctcatTCGTGTACACACACTTTTTTTCAGGATTCGGAATTGTTTAACTCAGTTGTATGCCAAAGACATTACTCCTGATGATAAGCAGGAGATTGATGAGGCACTTCAGAGAGAGGTGATTATCAACACCCATTTTACTTTATGTACTATCAATTCTTGACGTTATTGACAGGAACTTTCAAAAAGGACATTTGTAACGTTTGCCACTTATATTGTTGCTGAAAATGTGTTAACTACTGTATAGTTCATTGTTTGTTCATTTGAAATTATGATCTCATGAAGGCAAGATTTTCCATATATTATGTTTACATGAAACAATCTGGAAGGATAAACTGAGTCCTAAATTATATCAATTGTCAATTATTCTCCCTTCATTTTGGTATTTCAATTCATGTAGATTCAAGCTGCATTTCGCACGGATGAGATCCGGAGAACACCTCCCACTCCACAAGATGAAATGAGGGCTGGGATGAGCTACTTCCATGAAACAATTTGGAAGGGTGTCCCAAAGTTCTTGCGTCGTGTCGACACAGCATTGAAGAATATTGGGATTAACGAACGTGTTCCCCATAATGCCCCACTtattcaattttcttcttggaTGGGTGGCGATCGTGATGGTATGACCCTTCTTCATGAGCATGACTTATGTAAAAATAGTTTGGTGCagtgaggaaaaaaaaaaaagcagagaGGCATGCAAAAGAATCTATATTGTACTCGCATTGTGTGATCTTGCTGttgtagtttttatttttaacttaaGATGGAATTACGGGTAGGTTGGTCTTAGTAGTTAATTACAGGTAGGTTTGTGTTGTTGTGCCCCTCCTCTTTAATAATTGCATAGTGGCAATTACAAGAATAACTTTTCTGGGAAGAAGCATCGAAGTACAATTTTACATTGCTATTTGCAGATAATTTTGTCTGGTGACTTGTGTGCTTGTGCAGATCATTCATtaattaacattttttttcttcatgggaTGCAGGTAATCCAAGAGTAACTCCTGAGGTCACAAGGGATGTTTGCCTACTAGCTAGAATGATGGCTGCAAACTTGTACTATTCTCAGATAGAGGATCTTATGTTTGAGGTAGCTGACAAAACATCTTGAAGTTGTCTTTAAGGAGCTTCGTTTACTCAATGAAGTGGTTGTTACTCGTTTATTGTTTCTTTACTATGTTAGTGTCTGTGTGTAGttaatttcttctcttttcctgGCAGTTGTCTATGTGGCGCTGCAATGATGAACTCCGTGTCCGTGCAGATGTACTTCACAGGTCCACGAGGAGAGATGCAAAACACTACATAGGTAATCATATCCCTATACTAATTGGTTCTGTTATATGGTTTTTAAAATCTACGTGTTATGCTGAACTTTGGGATGGATTTAAAGAAACTAGAATGAGGTATAGTTTGCACATAATGATAGAGAACATTTTTCAATgctgtaaatattttaaatggtGTTATGGACCAGAGAATAATAGGATTGAAAACTAATGTCTGTTATGAAATACAGTGATTAACCATGTTATCATCCCTTTGTTATTTTCTGGTAGTCGGTTAGGTTTGATGGATTTCTTGCCAATCTTTTCTTGTatctttgttttgtaaaatattCAGAAAAGGAATGATAAACTTATGTCTGCTTTGAGAAGAAGTCATTGACTAGACTGAAATTTACTAGTTGTGGAACCGTAGCATAAACTAGCAGGAGAAGTTTAAATAGGTGCACAATGCACCGACCAAGTAAAACTTAACTCTTAGTAATGCTAGCATACATTAATATTTTATGGCCCTGCAACCGTAACTTATTGTAGTTACACAATGTCAACCAGTTTTACTGTCtgagataaatttttttcaaaaaggaCAATCAAAATTATACATTCACATTTCAGCCTAAAGCCGACATCTGTATATGATGATAGCATGTAAATCTCAGATTCATATGGTACATTACAGTGAACTTTTCTTGTTGTACCCAATTTAGAGAACTAaagttttctctcttttgtaTACCATATAAGCCAGATGACCTTTAATTATTAGGAATCACATTTAAAGGATCCAGATCCTGTTCAGGCTTGGCCAAGAAAATACCCACTGTTATTCTAGAGACCAACACAACAAACACAAGTTCATTTCGTTTCCAATTTTTGCAACTTTTGTTCCTTTTATGCTTTGTAATTTGGTCAAACATTGTGCTACTTGTGATACTCATTGCCTTTGTTTCTCAACACAGAATTTTGGAAACAAGTTCCTCCAAATGAACCCTACCGTGTGATTCTTGGTGATGTAAGGGATAAGCTTTATCATACACGTGAACGTTCTCGTCAGTTGTTAGCTAGTGGGCACTCTGACATTCCCGAGGAGGCAACATTGGCCAGTGTTGAGCAGGTACTGCCATTCTTAAGAAATATTGCATGATCGCAGTCTTATCAGATACAGTATCAAATTATAACTTCCCCCTTTATTCTCCTAATCTGGTTAATCTGTTCAAGACCTAATTGAGATTTAAATTATGTGTAGTTCTTGGAACCTCTGGAACTCTGTTACAGATCACTCTGCTCTTGTGGTGACCGGGCAATTGCTGATGGATCGCTTCTTGATTTCTTAAGGCAAGTGTCTACCTTTGGACTTTCATTGGTGAGGCTTGATATTAGGCAAGAATCTGACCGGCATACTGATGTGATCGATGCGATCACCAAGCATCTAGAAATTGGTTCCTATCGAGAGTGGTCTGAAGAACGCCGCCAGGAGTGGCTTTTATCTGAACTAAGTGGAAAGCGTCCATTGTTTGGCCCTGATCTTCCAAAAACTGAAGAAATTTCTGATGTTTTGGACACTTTACATGTGATTTCAGAACTTCCATCTGATAACTTTGGAGCATACATCATCTCCATGGCGACTGCTCCATCTGATGTGCTTGCAGTTGAGCTCCTGCAACGTGAATGCCATGTGAAGAAACCACTAAGGGTCGTTCCACTGTTTGAGAAGCTTGCAGATCTGGAGGCTGCTCCTGCTGCTCTGGCTCGGCTCTTCTCAATTGATTGGTATAGAGACCGGATCAATGGAAAGCAAGAGGTCATGATTGGGTACTCAGATTCTGGTAAAGATGCAGGACGTTTCTCTGCAGCCTGGCAGTTATACAAGGCACAGGAGGATCTTATAAAGGTTGCTAAGCAATTTGGTGTGAAGCTAACTATGTTCCATGGTCGTGGTGGGACTGTTGGAAGGGGAGGCGGGCCCACCCATCTTGCTATATTGTCTCAACCACCAGATACGATTCATGGTTCACTCCGTGTCACTGTCCAAGGTGAAGTTATTGAGCAGTCATTCGGAGAGGAGCTCTTGTGTTTTAGAACACTCCAGCGTTTCACAGCTGCTACCCTAGAGCACGGAATGCATTTGCCAGTTTCACCAAAACCAGAATGGCGCGCACTTATGGATGAAATGGCTGTTGTAGCTACAGAGGACTATCGTTCCATTGTTTTCCAAGAACCCCGATTTGTCGAGTATTTCCGTCTTGTAAGCATTTATGA of Prunus dulcis chromosome 4, ALMONDv2, whole genome shotgun sequence contains these proteins:
- the LOC117626410 gene encoding phosphoenolpyruvate carboxylase, housekeeping isozyme — its product is MANRNLEKLASIDAQLRLLVPAKVSEDDKLVEYDALLLDRFLDILQDLHGEDLRETVQACYELSAEYEGKHDAKKLSELGNVLTSLDPGDSIVVAKSFSHMLSLANLAEEVQIAYRRRNKLKKGDFADENSATTESDIEETLKRLVGDLKKSPQEVFEALKNQTVDLVLTAHPTQSVRRSLLQKHGRIRNCLTQLYAKDITPDDKQEIDEALQREIQAAFRTDEIRRTPPTPQDEMRAGMSYFHETIWKGVPKFLRRVDTALKNIGINERVPHNAPLIQFSSWMGGDRDGNPRVTPEVTRDVCLLARMMAANLYYSQIEDLMFELSMWRCNDELRVRADVLHRSTRRDAKHYIEFWKQVPPNEPYRVILGDVRDKLYHTRERSRQLLASGHSDIPEEATLASVEQFLEPLELCYRSLCSCGDRAIADGSLLDFLRQVSTFGLSLVRLDIRQESDRHTDVIDAITKHLEIGSYREWSEERRQEWLLSELSGKRPLFGPDLPKTEEISDVLDTLHVISELPSDNFGAYIISMATAPSDVLAVELLQRECHVKKPLRVVPLFEKLADLEAAPAALARLFSIDWYRDRINGKQEVMIGYSDSGKDAGRFSAAWQLYKAQEDLIKVAKQFGVKLTMFHGRGGTVGRGGGPTHLAILSQPPDTIHGSLRVTVQGEVIEQSFGEELLCFRTLQRFTAATLEHGMHLPVSPKPEWRALMDEMAVVATEDYRSIVFQEPRFVEYFRLATPELEYGRMNIGSRPSKRKPSGGIESLRAIPWIFAWTQTRFHLPVWLGFGEAFKHVIQKDIKNLHMLQEMYNQWPFFRVTIDLVEMVFAKGNPGIAALYDKLLVSEDLWSFAERLRSKYEETKKLLLQIAGHKDLLEGDPHLKQRLRLRDSYITTLNVCQAYTLKRIRDPTFHVTLRPHISKDITEANKPANELVKLNPTSEYAPGLEDTLILTMKGIAAGLQNTG